A DNA window from Procambarus clarkii isolate CNS0578487 chromosome 3, FALCON_Pclarkii_2.0, whole genome shotgun sequence contains the following coding sequences:
- the LOC138368708 gene encoding homeobox-like protein HDP1, producing the protein MNKVPEVTVMYKRYTSYQMYERYTSCQRYETYTSCQRNERYKLPDVREIYKLPEVREIYKLPDIQEIYKLPEIREIYKLSDIQVIYKLSEVREIYRLSEVREIYRLSEVREIYKLSEVREIYRLSEVREIYKLPEVREICKLPEVQEIYKLPDVREIYKLLDGQEIYKLPEVREIYRLSEVREIYKLPDVREIYKLPDEQEIYKLPVVREIYKLPD; encoded by the coding sequence ATGAACAAGGTGCCAGAGGTAACAGTGATGTACAAGAGATATACAAGTTACCAGATGTATGAGAGATATACAAGTTGCCAGAGGTATGAGACATATACAAGTTGCCAGAGGAATGAGAGATATAAGTTGCCAGATGTACGAGAGATATACAAGTTGCCAGAGGTACGAGAGATATACAAGTTGCCAGATATACAAGAGATATACAAGTTGCCAGAGATACGAGAGATATACAAGTTGTCAGATATACAAGTGATATACAAATTGTCAGAGGTACGAGAGATATACAGGTTGTCAGAGGTACGAGAGATATACAGGTTGTCAGAGGTACGAGAGATATACAAATTGTCAGAGGTACGAGAGATATACAGGCTGTCAGAGGTACGAGAGATATACAAGTTGCCAGAGGTACGAGAGATATGCAAGTTGCCAGAGGTACAAGAGATATACAAGTTGCCAGATGTACGAGAGATATACAAGTTGCTAGATGGACAAGAGATATACAAGTTGCCAGAGGTACGAGAGATATACAGGTTGTCAGAGGTACGAGAGATATACAAGTTGCCAGATGTACGAGAGATATACAAGTTGCCAGATGAACAAGAGATATACAAGTTGCCAGTGGTACGAGAGATATACAAGTTGCCAGATTAA
- the LOC138368719 gene encoding homeobox-like protein HDP1 — MNKRYTSCQRYERYTGCQRYERYTSCQRYERYTSCQMYERYTSCQMNKRYTSCQWYERYTSCQMNKRYTSCQWYERYTSCQRYERYTSCQRYERYTSCQMNKRYTGCRRYERYTSCQRVIYKLLDEQEIYKLPEVREIYRLSEVREIYKLPEVREIYKLPEVRGIYKLPDEQEIYKLPEVREIYRLSEVREIYKLPEVREIYKLPEVRGIYKLPDEQEIYKLSEIREVYKLPEVREVYKLPEVREVYKLPEV; from the coding sequence ATGAACAAGAGATATACAAGTTGCCAGAGGTACGAGAGATATACAGGTTGTCAGAGGTACGAGAGATATACAAGTTGCCAGAGGTACGAGAGATATACAAGTTGCCAGATGTACGAGAGATATACAAGTTGCCAGATGAACAAGAGATATACAAGTTGCCAGTGGTACGAGAGATATACAAGTTGCCAGATGAACAAGAGATATACAAGTTGCCAGTGGTACGAGAGATATACAAGTTGCCAGAGGTACGAGAGATATACAAGTTGCCAGAGGTACGAGAGATATACAAGTTGCCAGATGAACAAGAGATATACAGGTTGCCGGAGATACGAGAGGTATACAAGTTGCCAGAGAGTGATATACAAGTTGCTAGATGAACAAGAGATATACAAGTTGCCAGAGGTACGAGAGATATACAGGTTGTCAGAGGTACGAGAGATATACAAGTTGCCAGAGGTACGAGAGATATACAAGTTGCCAGAGGTACGAGGGATATACAAGTTGCCAGATGAACAAGAGATATACAAGTTGCCAGAGGTACGAGAGATATACAGGTTGTCAGAGGTACGAGAGATATACAAGTTGCCAGAGGTACGAGAGATATACAAGTTGCCAGAGGTACGAGGGATATACAAGTTGCCAGATGAACAAGAGATATACAAGTTGTCAGAGATACGAGAGGTATACAAGTTGCCAGAGGTACGAGAGGTATACAAGTTGCCAGAGGTACGAGAGGTATACAAGTTGCCAGAGGTATGA